Within Sorangiineae bacterium MSr11367, the genomic segment CGCGAGGCGCACCGCCTCGTCGCAAAGTGGCGCCCGTGCCGCCACGTGCTCGCCGGTGGCCGAGTAGCCCTCGTTGAACATGAGGTAAATCACCGCGGCCACCGCCTCGAGGCGCTCCTCGCGCTCGCGCGCGCCGGGTGCCTCGAAGGGCACGTTCGCGGCGGCAATGCGAGCCTTTGCCCGCGTGATGCGCTGTTCCATGGCCGATTCGGTCACCAAAAAGGCGCGGGAGATCTGCAGGACCGAGAGCCCGCACACGACGCGCAAGGCCAAGGCAATTTGCTGCGTGGCAGGCAGCTCCGGATGGCAGCACACGAAGAGCAGGCGCAAAATGTCGTCGCGGTAATCCGCGCCGTCGAGGCGCTCGGCCAGATCCTCCTCGACGTCGCCCACATCCGAAAGCGCGTCCTCGTCGGACAGCTCTTTCAGGTGCTGCTGCCTGCCGCGGCGCCTCACGGCGTCGATGGCCACGTTGCGGCCGACGAAAATGAGCCAGGCCACGACATCGCGTGGTGGACCGTTTCGCGGCCAGTTCTTCAGGGCGCGCAGGCACGCTTCCTGGTAGGCCTCCTCGGCCGCGTCGAGGTCGTGAAAATACCGAAGCAGCGCGCCAATCGCCTGGGGGCGGGCGGAGGTGAGCGCCGCATCGATCCAGGCGATGTCGGTCATGCGAGGCGGCTCCCTGGATTGAAGACGGCTATCGGGCGGATTTCGTAGGCGCCCTCGCTGCTGCTGGCTTTTCCCAGGTCACGAGCCACCCCGATGGCCTCCTCCAGGGAGGCGCAATCCACGACGTAAAAGCCGAGAAGCTGCTCCTTCGTCTCCGCAAACGGTCCGTCCAGGACGAGTGGCTTGGCGCCTTTGCGCACGGTGGTCGCCGCGGTGGTCGGAAGCAGCCGGGCTACGGGCCCGAGCTTTCCTTTTTCGGCCAGGGTCTGCTGCACAGCAGCGAGCCGCGCCATGGTGGCCGTCTCCTGGTCCGGGCTCCAGGAACCGACGACCTCTTCGGAGTCGTAGCAGAGAATGGCGTAGAGCATGGGAAACCTCGTCTTTCCCGTAACGACGAACGAAGATGGCGCGGATCGACAACCTTCCGACGAAAAAGTGATCCTCAGCCGTACGATCCTGTGATCGCCGGCCACCGGGTTGAACATTTACCTACGGCCCGGCATCTGTCCGCCGAAGCTTCCTTCCTTTGCCATCCGATGAATACCCTGGCGGGATTGGATGACATTGCGCAAACGCCGCAGTGTCTTACCCACAACAATGCGCCCAAATACGATTTAAATTTCTATTTTGCATTACAGGGAAGGATGTTCCTTGCCTGCGCGTAAATCCTAATTAGACAGGAGCTGCTCGCGGCGGCTCCCGCCCCTCCTGTCTGCCCATTTCTTTCCCGACCTTCTTACGTCGCCGCCTTTCTTCCTACTTTTTTGCGGCACGTCACCCATCCGAGGAGAACCATCCCGATGAAGCGTCTCTTGTTGCTTTCGTTGTCGCTCGCCATTGCAGCAGGCTGTAGCAGCTCTCCCGACCAATCTTCGCCCGGGTCGGACCAGGAGCTCAGTGAACAGGCCGCAGCCATCGCCATCGATCCGTACAAAGAGCTGATGATCGTGCACCCCAGCGTGGTGAACGATCCGTCCCGCACGAACAACATGACCGGCGGCCACTGGGGTTTTCGCTGGATCATGGAGCGTCTGGCCTCCAACAGCGGCATGGCCCCTGGCGTGTTCGTCGAACATTGGTTGAAGCAATTCCACGACACCGCCGTTCCCGGGAAAAACCTGCCCCTGCGCGATCGCAAGGGTGTGGACGAGCTGCTTTCCAAGTGGAAGCGCGATGGGAGCGGCCGGCTCGATCTGCGGTATTCGCCTTTCAAGCTGATTGCCATCACGAACCGCATCGACAAGGGCACCACCCTGGGCGACATGGGCGAAGGTCGCTTCGTCTTCGGCCTGGTCGATCCGGACAAGTTGGGCGATCCGGCCAATGCGCAGACGGCCACGCCACTCTCGATGACGGTGATCTTCGAGTTCCATCTCCCCGGCAAGCCCACCACGCCAGAGAAGGACAATGCCCAGCGGCAGAAAAATGCCAAGAAGTGGCACGCGCTGGGTAGCCTGCCCTTCGGCGAAGGCTACAACCACGAGCTGCAGCTCATCACGGACGCGTTCGTGACCACCTATGGGCCGGATTCGCTCAATCAGCTGCGCACGAACGAAATCGCGCTCGGCGGCCCCGGTTTGATCCGTGGGGAGCCTGGTCCCTACGACACGAACCAGATCTGGGAGCTGCGCGAGTACAAGATCGTCGGCGGGAAGCTGACCATTGCGCCGGTGCAGGCCACCGCGAGCGACGTTTGGGTCAAAGACGCCACGTTTGGACAATTCCTGCTCGACAACCGTGATGCGGTGCTGGCAGGCAAGGTCAATCTGGGCGAGTTCGCCGGTTACACCGCCTCGGAGGACTTTGCGCGGACGCGTTGGGAATTCCCCTCCGTCAATAGCACAACGTACCCGGAAGACGTCCGCTCCGCCTTCGCCAAGGGCACTTGCAACGGGTGCCACAATGCCGAACAGGCGAGCTTCCCCGCCCCGCAGTTTCCGGAGGGCGGTCAGCTTGGCTTCCTTCACATTTCCCCCTTCCACCAGACCACGCGGCCCTCGACGGATCCCCTCGCGGGCACCGAGAGCGTGAGCGCCTTCCTCAAGGACAAGGACATTCCGCGCCGCGTAACGTTCATGAAGGGCATTCTGGACAACGTGTCGTCGACCGTCGGCGAAACGAAGTTCGGCCACTAAGAGTCGGTCTCGGGGGGACGTTGCTGCGCTTCGTGCACGAGCGCGTGCGCGTGAACGATCACGAACACGTGAACGGTCACGAACACGAGCTCGTGATCGTGCTCGTGTCCCGTGATCGTCTACGTGTTCGTGCACGCGCACGCGCTCGTGCACGAAGCGTCAAACGCTAGAAGCGCAGCAGCATCCCCTCACCGAAATACAAATCATGCAGTGGATCTACACGGCTGCCGGCCTGTTGGTCGGCTTCACGGTTGGACTCACTGGAGTGGGCGGCGGCTCGTTGATGACGCCCATTCTGGTTCTTGCATTCGGCATCTCACCCGCGGTCGCGGTGGGAACCGATTTGCTTTATGCATCGATTACGAAAGCGGGCGGCACCCTGGTTCACGGGCGCCGCGGCAGTGTCGACTGGAAGGTCGTCGGCTGGCTCTCCGCGGGCAGCCTTCCTGCCGCATTCGCGTGCATCCTCTTGCTCAGGAAGCTCGGCGTCGACAGCAAGCATTTCTCGTCTGTCGTCACGTACACGCTCGGCATCGCGCTTCTCTTTACCGCCGTCGCGGTGCTCTTCAAAGAGAAATTGCGCAAACTCACCACCGGCAAAGGCGAGTGGCGCGAACGCTGGCTCGTTCCGGCGACCATCACCACCGGCGTCGTCCTCGGCGTTCTCGTCTCCATATCGTCCGTCGGTGCGGGCGCCCTGGGCATGGTGGCGCTTTGCTTTCTCTATCCGGAAAAGCCCACCGTTCAGAACGTGGGAACGGACATCGCGCATGCCGTGCCGCTCACCGCGATCGCGGGCCTCGGCCATGCCTTCATGGGCAGCGTCAACGTTTCGCTCCTGGGCAGCCTGCTGCTTGGCTCCCTCCCTGGCATTTACCTAGGCAGCCGCGTGAGCACGCACGTGCCCGACAAAGTGCTGCGCCCCATTCTGGCGTCCATGCTGGCCATCATCGGCGGCCGCCTCGTGTTCTGACGGACGGGATCTTCATGAGTGACACGAAAATCGACACCACCCTTGCACTTCTGAAGCGCATCGAAGCGGATTTCACGCCCGCGGCATTTGCCAACAGCCTGGGCGCGGAAGACATGGTGCTCACCGATCTCATCTCCAAGGCCGCCCCGAAGATCGAATTATTCAGCTTGGACACGGGGCGGCTGCCGGAGGAGACACACAAATTGATGCGCAAGCTCTCCGAGCGCTATCCGCTGCGCATCCGCGTCTACTTCCCCGACAGCCGCGACGTCGAAGAAGATCTCGCCGCCCACGGTTTCAACGGATTCTACGACAGCGTCGAAGCGCGCAAGGCCTGTTGCCACGTGCGCAAGGTGCTGCCGCTGAAGCGCGCCCTCGCCGGGAAAAAAGCCTGGATCACGGGCCTGCGGCGCGACCAGGCCCCCACGCGCACCGCCCTCGCCGAGCAGCAGGACGACGTCGAAAACGGCTTGGTCAAATTCAATCCGCTCCTCGATTGGTCCGAGGCGGACGTGTGGAATTACATCCGCTCGAACAACGTCCCCTACAACCGACTCCACGATCGCTCCTATCCGAGCATCGGCTGCGCACCCTGCACACGCGCCATCACCGAAGGCGAAGACATTCGCGCGGGCCGCTGGTGGTGGGAGCGCCCCGATCAAAAGGAATGCGGTCTCCACCGAAGGAATTAATCGAACATGAACGCGCTCAAGCTCCCAGAGGGCTGGGAAGACCCCAGCCCGAAGGCCCCCTCCTCCACCCGCCGACGCCGTCTCAGCCATCTTTCGGCGCTCGAATCCGAGTCCATTCACATCATGCGCGAGGTCGCCGCCGAGTGCGCGAACCCCGTGCTGCTCTTCTCCGGCGGCAAAGACTCCATCGTGATGCTGCGCCTCGCGGAGAAGGCTTTCCGGCCGGGCAAATTCCCCTTCCCGCTTTTGCACATCGACACCGAGCACAATTTCCCCGAGGTCATCGACTACCGCAATCGCCGCGCCGCGGAGCTCGGGGAACGACTCATCGTGCGCTCGGTGCAGGACAGCATCGACCGCGGGCGCATCGTGCCCAAGACGCCGGACGAGAGCCGCAACCGCATGCAATCGGTCACCTTGCTCGATGCCATCGGTGAATTCGGCTTCGACGCCTGTTTCGGCGGCGCGCGCCGCGACGAGGAAAAAGCGCGCGCCAAAGAGCGCATTTTCTCCTTCCGCGACGACTTCGGCCAGTGGGACCCGAAGAACCAGCGCCCCGAGCTGTGGGACCTCTACAACACGCGCGTCCACAAGGGTGAACACATGCGCGTCTTCCCGATCAGCAATTGGACCGAGCTCGATATTTGGCAGTACATCGGGCAGGAGCGATTGGAGATTCCGTCGATTTACTTTGCGCACCGCCGCGACGTGGTTGCGCGTGGGAACGGATTTCTCGCGATCAACGAGCTGGTAAAGCCCAAGTCGGACGAAGTGCCGGAAAACCGCATGGTGCGATTCCGCACGGTGGGCGACATGCCCTGTACCTGCGCCGTCGAATCGAGCGCCGACACCGTCGAAGCCATCATTCGCGAGACGGCCGCCACACGCATCACCGAACGCGGCGCGACCCGCATGGACGATCAAGTCGCCGAGGCGGCCATGGAGCTGCGCAAGAAGGAAGGGTATTTCTAACATGTCGGCCGCCGAAATTCGGATTTCCCACCCCGCTGATCACGCGATCGACCTTTTGCGCTTCTCCACTGCGGGCAGCGTCGACGATGGCAAAAGCACGCTCATCGGGCGTCTTTTGTACGATTCGAAATCGATCTTCGAAGATCAATATGCCGCCATCGAGCGCACCACCGCCCGCCGCGGTGGCAGCGTGGCCGATCTGGCCCTGCTCACCGACGGCCTCATCGCCGAGCGTGAACAAGGCATCACCATCGACGTGGCGTATCGTTATTTCGCCACACCGCGGCGCAAGTTCATCATCGCCGACACACCGGGGCACGAGCAGTACACGCGCAACATGGTGACCGGAGCCTCCACGGCGAACCTCACGATCATCCTGGTCGATGCACGCAAAGGCGTGTCGGTGCAGAGCCGCCGGCACGCCGCCGTCGCCGCGTTGCTCGGTATTCGGCATATCGTGGTGGCCGTCAACAAGATGGACTTGGTCGGCTATTCGATGGACACGTTCGAGACCATCAAGTCGCAATTTGCGGCCTTCGCCAAGGCGCTGCACCTGCCGGACGTGCACTACGTGCCCATGTCCGCATTGCACGGCGACATGGTCGTCGAGCGCGGGGACAACCTTTGCTGGTACAGCGGCCCAACCCTTCTCGGGCTGCTGGAGAATTTGCCCGTGGACGACGACGTCGACCAGCGCGCCTTCCGCTTTCCGGTGCAGTTCGTGAGCCGGCCGCAGACGCAGGAACACCACGATTTCCGCGGCTACATGGGGCGCATCGAGGCGGGGAGCGTGCGCGTGGGCGACGACATCACCATCCTGCCGTCGGGCCGTACCTCGCGCATCAAAGAGATTGCCACCTACGACGGACCGCTCCAAGAAGCGTTCGCGCCGCAGTCGGTCACCCTCTTGCTCGAGGACGAAATCGATATTTCGCGCGGCGACATGTTCGTCAAGTCGAACGAACATGCGCACGAGGCGCAGGTGACGCGCGAGGTTCGTGCGAATGTCTGCTGGATGGGCGACGCACCGCTCGATCCGCGGCGCAAGTACCTGGTGAAGCACACCACGCGCACGGTCAAGGCGCTGGTCTCGGGCATCGATCATCGCCTGGACGTGAACACCCTGGCGCGCGAGCCCGCCGCGGAGTTGAAGATGAACGACATCGGCCAGGTGCGTTTCAAACTGCAAGGGCCGATTGCCTTCGACACCTACGACGTGAACCGCACCACCGGTGCCTTCATTCTGATCGACGAGGTCACCAACAACACCGTGGGTGCCGGCATGATCCTCGGCCAGTCGGCGCCCATCATGGCATCGCTTTGATCCCCGGCCTCGCGCTGGCGTTCGGCGTGGGGCTGGCCGCGCTGGGCATCCGGCACGCGCTGCCCCCTTCGCCGTACGTCTCCGACGTCCTCGTGGCCATTGCACTGGGTGCGCTGATCCTCAATACGCCGCTCGGGCGGATGTTGCGGCTTCCGCGGCCCAGTGAGCATGCCGAAACGCACGCCTACGCGAAGGGGCTCGGATTCACTGGCAAGTGGGTGCTGCGTGCGGCCATCGTTCTCATGGGCCTCAAGGTGCAGACGAAGTTCCTTGGGGCGGGAGAGGTCGCGCTCATTCTGGGCGTGGCCGCGGCGTCCATTCCGAGCGCGTTCTTCGTGGCGCATGCCATGGGAGCGTGGCTCGGTCTGCGGCGGCCGCTGGTCGATCTGGTCGCGGGCGGCACGATGATCTGCGGCGCGTCCGCCGTTCAAGCCATTGCACCGGTGGCAGGCGGCGAGCGCGACGATCAGGGCATTGCCATTGCCACGGTCTTCGTCTTCAGCGTGACGGCGCTCTTGGCGTTTCGCCCGATTGCACTCTATCTGGACGTTGACCCGAGCTATGCCGGGTTGTGGGCCGGTCTCTCGGTCAACGATCTCTCCAGCGCCATCGCCGTCGGCCAGCAAATGGGCGGCGCCGGTGATGCGGGCGGGGTCATGGCGGCCGCCTCCAAGTCGGCGCGGGTGCTGCTTCTCGCGCCGACGTTGGTGGCCTTTGCGCTCCTGCGCGGACATGCCGCGGGCGGTGCACGCGTCGACCTTCGAAAGCGGGTGGCCGCGCATCTTCCGGGTTTTCTCCTCGGCTACCTCGCGCTCGCGGCGGCGCGGGCGCTGGGCGATCGCGTGCTCGTTGGAAACACGGCGTGGGCGGCGGTGCTCGATGTGAACCGCGTCCTCGTCGACGTGGCGATGGTCTCCGTGTCGGCGTCCATCGGTTTGCACCTCGAGCTGCGCGGTCTGCTGCGCGCGGGCGTCCGAGCCCTCGCCGTGGGTGGCGTCACCTCGGTCTGGATGGCCGGCGTCACCCTGGCGATGATTTGCGCCGGCGCACACGGTTCGACGTACGCGGTGGTTCTCATCGGCGCAAGTGCTTTGGCCCTGAGCTACCTCTCATGGCGCATCGAGAAAGGCCGTGCTCTTCGAAAGAATGGTCTCCGCGTGGGTGGCAATGCTGAAATGGTCGGCGCCGGGCAGCACCGCGAGTTGCGCGTTCGGTAGAAGACGCGACAACTCCTCACCGTAGGGGGCGGTCATGATGTCGTGATCGCCCATCACGATGAGCACGGGCACCGGGATGGTGCGCATCTCCGAATCGGGAAAGCCTTGAAAGTCGAGGCCGAGCCTCTTCACCTTCTCGACGAGGACGGGCCACTTGCTCGGATCCGGCGCCACCTTCGCGTATTCGTCCCGCATCGACGGCGGCAGCGCCTCCGGGGTGAGCTGCTCCATCTGCTCGAGCAACCCCGGCTGCAAGGCGCGGTTATCGTGGTAGGCGGAAAGGGTCACCATCCGGCGGATCACGTTGGGATGGCGAATGCCGAGCCGCAGGGCCACGATGCCGCCGTCGCTGTAGCCGAAGAAATCGGCCTTCGCGATCCCGAGCCGCTCGAGCAAGACGACCACGTCTTCCGCCATGTGGTCGTAGGTCATGGGCCGATCGATGTCGTTCGTGTGCCCGTGCGCTTGCTGCTCGACGGCGATGACCCGCCGCGTTTTCGCCCACGAGGGCAGGAGCGGCCCCACGCACGATGCGATGGTGCAGAGACCGCCGTTGAGCACCACCAGCGGTTCGCCCTGGCCGCTCTCCTCGTAGTACATCTGCATACCGTTCACGGGGGTGTATTTGCCGGCAGGGTTCGAGCTCGGCGGCGAATCGTCCTCGCTCGAGCCACACCCCGCAACGGTTCCCAGCAGCGCCAACGTCAAGGCCAACCACATTCTTTTCATGAGTCGCATGGGGGTGTCTCCTCTTCACCACGCGTCGAATGGCGGGCGCCCCGATCGACAAGCCTTCTCAAAAGAACTCGCGAACGGTGTATGCAACGACGAGCACGCCTGCAACGTAAGCGGCAGCCACCATGTACGTCAGCTTCGTCGCCCGATCCAGGATGGCGTCGCGGAGAAGCTCGTCGCCACGCTGCGCAAGCTCGTCACGCACGAGCGCGAGATCGACGCCGCCGGTGCGCGCGTTGGCCTCGCGAAACTTCGCCAAGGTGAGGCGCTCGACCTGGCGAAGGGCCGCATCGTGGATGCGCGTGGCAAAAAATCCGCCCTTTTCAGCCCGCTGGCCAAGCATCGCTTGGACGGCACTGCGGAGACGGTGCTCGGCGTCGGCCAAAGGCAACCTCTCGAGGCCACGTGCAAGCTGCCCATCTCCGAGCTTGGCAAACACGCTGCGCACGAGGCGCTCGGCCAGACGAAACCGACCCAATCCTTCGACGAGGGCCATGGCGATGGCGCGCTTCGACGCCAA encodes:
- a CDS encoding RNA polymerase sigma factor gives rise to the protein MTDIAWIDAALTSARPQAIGALLRYFHDLDAAEEAYQEACLRALKNWPRNGPPRDVVAWLIFVGRNVAIDAVRRRGRQQHLKELSDEDALSDVGDVEEDLAERLDGADYRDDILRLLFVCCHPELPATQQIALALRVVCGLSVLQISRAFLVTESAMEQRITRAKARIAAANVPFEAPGAREREERLEAVAAVIYLMFNEGYSATGEHVAARAPLCDEAVRLARLLLRLFPGEPEVLGLTALLLVQHARAAARVAPDGSIVLLEEQDRTQWNRTLILEGLALIEKALRHQRPGPYQMQAAIASMHARAARIEDTDWAEIDRLYSVLENLQPSPVVTLNRAVAASKVHGAEAALAMVEPLAPHLSSYFYFFGVKGSLLMQLGRDAEARTAFRRAIALAATVQEAAHIRMHLDRLLKDGTTGDIQGSK
- a CDS encoding YciI family protein is translated as MLYAILCYDSEEVVGSWSPDQETATMARLAAVQQTLAEKGKLGPVARLLPTTAATTVRKGAKPLVLDGPFAETKEQLLGFYVVDCASLEEAIGVARDLGKASSSEGAYEIRPIAVFNPGSRLA
- a CDS encoding sulfite exporter TauE/SafE family protein, which produces MQWIYTAAGLLVGFTVGLTGVGGGSLMTPILVLAFGISPAVAVGTDLLYASITKAGGTLVHGRRGSVDWKVVGWLSAGSLPAAFACILLLRKLGVDSKHFSSVVTYTLGIALLFTAVAVLFKEKLRKLTTGKGEWRERWLVPATITTGVVLGVLVSISSVGAGALGMVALCFLYPEKPTVQNVGTDIAHAVPLTAIAGLGHAFMGSVNVSLLGSLLLGSLPGIYLGSRVSTHVPDKVLRPILASMLAIIGGRLVF
- a CDS encoding phosphoadenylyl-sulfate reductase, translated to MSDTKIDTTLALLKRIEADFTPAAFANSLGAEDMVLTDLISKAAPKIELFSLDTGRLPEETHKLMRKLSERYPLRIRVYFPDSRDVEEDLAAHGFNGFYDSVEARKACCHVRKVLPLKRALAGKKAWITGLRRDQAPTRTALAEQQDDVENGLVKFNPLLDWSEADVWNYIRSNNVPYNRLHDRSYPSIGCAPCTRAITEGEDIRAGRWWWERPDQKECGLHRRN
- the cysD gene encoding sulfate adenylyltransferase subunit CysD encodes the protein MNALKLPEGWEDPSPKAPSSTRRRRLSHLSALESESIHIMREVAAECANPVLLFSGGKDSIVMLRLAEKAFRPGKFPFPLLHIDTEHNFPEVIDYRNRRAAELGERLIVRSVQDSIDRGRIVPKTPDESRNRMQSVTLLDAIGEFGFDACFGGARRDEEKARAKERIFSFRDDFGQWDPKNQRPELWDLYNTRVHKGEHMRVFPISNWTELDIWQYIGQERLEIPSIYFAHRRDVVARGNGFLAINELVKPKSDEVPENRMVRFRTVGDMPCTCAVESSADTVEAIIRETAATRITERGATRMDDQVAEAAMELRKKEGYF
- the cysN gene encoding sulfate adenylyltransferase subunit CysN translates to MSAAEIRISHPADHAIDLLRFSTAGSVDDGKSTLIGRLLYDSKSIFEDQYAAIERTTARRGGSVADLALLTDGLIAEREQGITIDVAYRYFATPRRKFIIADTPGHEQYTRNMVTGASTANLTIILVDARKGVSVQSRRHAAVAALLGIRHIVVAVNKMDLVGYSMDTFETIKSQFAAFAKALHLPDVHYVPMSALHGDMVVERGDNLCWYSGPTLLGLLENLPVDDDVDQRAFRFPVQFVSRPQTQEHHDFRGYMGRIEAGSVRVGDDITILPSGRTSRIKEIATYDGPLQEAFAPQSVTLLLEDEIDISRGDMFVKSNEHAHEAQVTREVRANVCWMGDAPLDPRRKYLVKHTTRTVKALVSGIDHRLDVNTLAREPAAELKMNDIGQVRFKLQGPIAFDTYDVNRTTGAFILIDEVTNNTVGAGMILGQSAPIMASL
- a CDS encoding putative sulfate exporter family transporter, encoding MIPGLALAFGVGLAALGIRHALPPSPYVSDVLVAIALGALILNTPLGRMLRLPRPSEHAETHAYAKGLGFTGKWVLRAAIVLMGLKVQTKFLGAGEVALILGVAAASIPSAFFVAHAMGAWLGLRRPLVDLVAGGTMICGASAVQAIAPVAGGERDDQGIAIATVFVFSVTALLAFRPIALYLDVDPSYAGLWAGLSVNDLSSAIAVGQQMGGAGDAGGVMAAASKSARVLLLAPTLVAFALLRGHAAGGARVDLRKRVAAHLPGFLLGYLALAAARALGDRVLVGNTAWAAVLDVNRVLVDVAMVSVSASIGLHLELRGLLRAGVRALAVGGVTSVWMAGVTLAMICAGAHGSTYAVVLIGASALALSYLSWRIEKGRALRKNGLRVGGNAEMVGAGQHRELRVR
- a CDS encoding alpha/beta hydrolase → MRLMKRMWLALTLALLGTVAGCGSSEDDSPPSSNPAGKYTPVNGMQMYYEESGQGEPLVVLNGGLCTIASCVGPLLPSWAKTRRVIAVEQQAHGHTNDIDRPMTYDHMAEDVVVLLERLGIAKADFFGYSDGGIVALRLGIRHPNVIRRMVTLSAYHDNRALQPGLLEQMEQLTPEALPPSMRDEYAKVAPDPSKWPVLVEKVKRLGLDFQGFPDSEMRTIPVPVLIVMGDHDIMTAPYGEELSRLLPNAQLAVLPGADHFSIATHAETILSKSTAFLDAP